In Deferribacter desulfuricans SSM1, the following are encoded in one genomic region:
- a CDS encoding sensor histidine kinase: MFYKFIIYIFYGLSFFVLGFSIILKDKSFSKLDFLYDLNYLALFAIIHGFHEWIDLYLFFTSNILHKPELQNWYTFKYILLSLSYSFLMVFGVKIFLYIIKTKLNKIKNLSLIISVLLISFVVCYISINLNSESFIRILLGFSSAFLSGISMFILSIRYKKSLYDAYYNLRICGILFIIYSLIGGLLSTDTRVGPFNMIVYRSIVAILTFFFLFRFLKIFDIEFIKKVEQKLKNVALNEKLTSLGRLAMGIAHEINTPLTNASLTLELIRKRIPQDSKLLDKLSMLEANIDRASLIAKELLLFSKDDNLDFQDIKIENIINNSLMFIGNHKRYRQIVVFIKENCDIECIPHKIEELIINLLLNAFDAIDDNGLIKIISNCDKEYIYFEIADNGTGISQEILDKVFDPFFTTKGPNFGTGMGLYICYNIVKLHKGEINIDSEVGKGTIVRIKLPRKQR; this comes from the coding sequence ATGTTTTATAAATTTATTATATATATTTTTTATGGTTTGTCTTTTTTTGTTCTTGGTTTTTCAATTATTTTAAAAGATAAAAGTTTTAGTAAATTAGATTTTCTTTATGATTTAAACTATTTAGCTTTATTTGCTATTATTCATGGCTTCCATGAATGGATAGATCTTTATTTATTCTTTACATCAAATATCTTACATAAACCTGAGTTGCAAAATTGGTATACGTTTAAGTATATACTGTTATCTCTTTCATATTCATTTTTAATGGTATTTGGAGTAAAAATATTTTTATACATAATTAAAACTAAATTAAATAAGATAAAAAATCTTTCATTAATTATATCTGTTTTGCTGATAAGTTTTGTAGTTTGCTATATATCGATAAATTTAAATAGTGAATCTTTTATTAGAATATTATTAGGTTTTTCTTCTGCTTTTTTAAGCGGTATATCTATGTTTATATTATCTATACGTTATAAAAAGAGTTTGTATGATGCATACTATAATTTAAGGATATGTGGAATTTTATTTATTATTTATTCTTTGATTGGAGGTTTGTTGTCTACAGATACGAGAGTTGGACCTTTTAATATGATTGTGTATAGAAGTATCGTGGCTATTTTAACTTTTTTCTTTTTATTTAGATTTTTAAAAATATTTGATATCGAATTTATAAAAAAAGTTGAGCAAAAACTAAAAAATGTTGCATTAAATGAAAAGTTAACATCTTTGGGGAGATTAGCAATGGGGATTGCTCATGAAATAAATACGCCATTGACGAATGCTTCGTTAACATTGGAGCTTATAAGAAAAAGAATTCCTCAAGATTCGAAATTATTGGATAAATTGAGTATGCTTGAGGCAAATATTGATAGAGCTTCACTTATTGCTAAAGAACTGTTGTTATTTTCTAAAGATGATAATTTGGATTTTCAAGATATTAAAATAGAAAACATTATTAATAACTCTCTAATGTTTATAGGTAATCATAAAAGGTATAGACAAATTGTAGTTTTTATTAAAGAGAATTGCGATATTGAATGTATACCTCACAAAATAGAGGAATTAATTATAAATTTACTTTTAAATGCTTTTGATGCAATTGATGATAATGGCTTAATAAAAATTATATCTAATTGTGATAAGGAATATATTTATTTTGAGATTGCAGATAATGGTACAGGCATATCTCAAGAGATTTTAGATAAAGTTTTTGATCCATTTTTTACTACAAAGGGGCCAAATTTTGGTACTGGTATGGGGTTGTATATTTGTTATAATATTGTTAAATTACATAAAGGGGAAATAAATATTGATTCTGAGGTTGGAAAAGGAACAATAGTTAGGATTAAGTTGCCGAGGAAACAAAGATGA